Sequence from the Methanothermobacter sp. genome:
AAGGCAAAGCGTGAAGTGGAGACGATGAAATCAGCGGCAATGGGCAGGGTCCCTGAAGCCGCCAGCATTATCGTGAAAAGTATCTTGTAGCGTGAGTAACATGTTTCTACCGGCAAGGATGCGAAAACTCAAGATAATAACCCTGGACAAGTACTCGGATTCAGTGGTTCGGTCCTTGCATGAGGAGGGAATAACCCAGATCGATGACATCTCCGAGCGCATCCAGCAAGATGCAGAATGGCGCCAGATCCTTAAACCATCGAGGGCAACACCCTACACAGGAAAGGTTTCGTCTCTCCTCATGAAGACAAGCGGTATCCTGGATTTCCTTGGCTCAGTGGCAGCCCAGGAGAAGGGCCTCAAGGATACCCTGAAGGAGTTCATCAACCCCCCTGTCTTTGAGAAAAGAGAGGTTGAGGAACTGGACACAGAATCACTCCTAGAAATGGCTGAGGAACTCCTGGGAAAGGTCGAATCAGAGACCAGGGTTATGGAGGAAAAATTGAATGAGCTTGATTCAGAAAAAGCAAGCCTTGAATCAAGCCTGACAGTTGCAGAGAAACTGAAAGAATTTGATATTGATTTTGCCGATCTCAATGCTTCAAAGTACATAACCGGAATCGCCGGGAGAATACCCTCTGAAAATCTGGATGAAATCCGGGAAAAACTCTCAGAGATCACAGATGAACTGATACTCTTCGATGCAGAGGGGGAAACCAAGGCAGAGCGCATTTTAATAATAATAACCCTCAGGAAACATGGGGACAGTGTGGCCTCACTCCTCAGGCGAATGGAATTTGAGCGGTTCGAGATCAGCGAACTCAGCGGAAGACCATCAGAAGTCATATCCTCCTCAGAGACACGCATTGCGGAAATTGAGAGGGAAAGAAATGAGATCATCTCAAAGCTGAGGGAGATAAACAGTGAATGGGAGGACGAACTCCTTGTCCTCAAGGAACAGCTTGAAATCGAGAAGGAGCGAAACGAGGTTTTCTCACTCTTCGGCGAAACCGAGAAAACAGTGATGCTGGAGGCATGGGTGCCCCTCAAGGAGGCCGATAGGGCCATCGAGGTTGTTGAGGAGTCATCCGAAGGCCACTGCGTCACCGAACTCGAGGAACCAAACCCCGAGGAGGTTCCGGTGCTCCTGGACAACCCCAGATTCGCCAAACCCTACGAGAACTTCGTGGAGATGTACTCACCACTGAAGTACAACGAGATCGACCCGACGATCTTCATGGCCTTCGTGTTCCCGTTCTTCTTTGGGTTCTGTCTCACAGATGCAGGGTACGGTATACTGGATGCACTCATAGGACTCATACTCTACCGGGGCCTTGGTAAGGTCAATGGGTTCATGAGGGACTTCGGTATAATCATGATGTCCTGCGGGGTATGGGCCTTCATCCTCGGGATGGTCACCAATGGATTCATAGGGGACTTCTTCCCACGGTTCCTGAACATTCAGCTGCCAACGGTCATACCGGCCATAGACGCATTTGTGAACCCCCAGAACATACTCATAATGGCACTCACGGTTGGTGTGCTGCACATCAACTTCGGTTTAATCCTGGGGGCAAGGAACAACATAAGGCTCGGGAACATGAGGGAGGCCCTTGGGTCACAGATAGTCTGGCTGATACTTGAACTGGGTATCATCCTCTACATCTTCGGAGGAATGTTCCTGGGGGCGCCAGTGATAATCCTGGCAGCTGCAATGCTGCTCTACTACAATGGCCTCTTTGGCCTCATGGATGTATCAGGGTTCCTGGGTACACTCCTATCATATGCTAGGCTCCTGGCCCTCTGTCTATCAACAGGGGGTATAGCCATGACCGTTAACATCCTCACAGGACTGAGCTATGAGATGATACCGGTCATTGGAGTCGTTCTGGCCCCGATAATATTCGTGTTCGGGCACCTTGCCAACAACGCCTTCCAGAGCCTTGGTGCCTTCATAAACTCACTTCGTCTGCATTATGTGGAATTCTTTGCCCAGTTCTATCTGGGTGGAAAAAACAAATTCAACGCATTTCGCGCTGAAAGAAACTTCACTAAGATAAGGAGGTAAATAGAATGGTTGAAATAGCATTAGGTACCGCTTTAGCAGCAATAGGTGCTGGAGTTGCAGTAGGATTCGCAGGTCTTGGATCAGGATTAGGCCAGGGTATAGCAGCCGCAGGAAGTGTGGGTGCAGTTGCAGAGGACTCCGACATGTTTGCGAGGGGTATCATATTCTCAGCCCTGCCAGAGACACAGGCTATCTATGGTTTCCTGATCGCCATACTTCTCCTGGTGTTCTCAGGACTCCTTGGAGGAGGAAAGGGCCTGGATGTAACAGCCGGACTTGTGGCTGTGGGTGCAGGTGCAGCCATAGGATTCGCAGGTCTCGGTTCAGGTATGGGTCAGGGTATAACATCAGCGTCATCAGTGGGTGCAGTTGTTGAGGACCCTGACATGTTTGCGAGGGGTATTATATTCTCAGCCCTTTCAGAAACACAGGCTATTTACGGGTTCCTGATTGCCATACTCCTCATGGTCTTCGGCGGAATACTAGGAGGCTAATTAGATGAGCTCCGGAGCCGAAAAAATTGTCTCCAGTATAATGTCAGAGGCTCAGGCAAAGGCAGACGCCATCATTCAGGAAGCTGAAAAGGAAGCCGCCGGTATACTAGAGGAAGGTGAAAAAAGGGCCAGAATGGCCAGCGAACGCATCCTGGAATCAGCCAGGAAACAGGCCGATATGAGGTACCAGCAGATAATCTCAGAGGCCAAGATGAACGCAAGGCGTGCAGAGCTGGAGGCAAGGGAAGAGGTAATACAGGAGGCCTTCAGAAAGGCCGAGGAGGAACTTCAAAACCTGGCATCATCGTCCTCAGATGAATACGTCAGCGCCCTGAAGGCAATGATAAAGGAGGCCGCAGTTGAAATAGGTGGGGGAGAACTCACCGTCAGCATGAAGGAGGGTGATGACTCCCTTGACCTTGGCCTTGACAAAATCGCAGCTGAAGTGGAAGCCGAGACAGGTAAAAAAACAACCCTGGAGGTTGGAGACAGTATCAGAACCATTGGAGGAGCAGTGGTAAGGACAAAGGATGGACTGGTTGAGGTTAACAATACAGTAGAGGCCAGGATGTCCCGCTTCAAAAAGGCTCTGCGTTCAGAGGTGGCCAAGGTTCTTTTCCAATAAAAGGGGAGATAACAGATGGCTGACAGCATCACAACAATTGTAACAGCGCTTGGATTCCCTTCAATAGAATCTTTTATAGGCGTACTCCTCCTTGGAGGGGCAATTATAGGTGCTATTGTTGTAATAGCAACTATAAGGCCTATATTAGATTTATTCCCCTTTGCATACCCCAACGCCAGAGTCAGGGCACGTATTGGAAGACTGATAAACGAGAAACAGCTCTCAGAGATCCTTGAGACAGAGTCAATGGAGGAGTTCAAAAACTACCTCAGAGGACTACCCGATTATGCAGGCTACGTTGACCGCTTCCCCATTGAGAAGGCACTTGAAAGTCAGCTTGCAGAGACCTATGAGACAGTATCAAAGATAGCGCCTGCCTCCATAAGGGAGCCATTCAGGGCAAACCTCCGGAAGTGGGATATAAGGAACATAAAGAGCCTCATAACAGCAAAGGACGCAGGTTTAAGTGCTGAGGAGACAGTGAACCTGATAGTACCTGCAGGGGAGATCTATGAGGTCATAGAGGGTCTGGTGGATGCATCAAATGTCCAGGAAGTCGTAACAGGTCTTGAGGGAACAGAGTACGCAGAGGTACTGGAGGATGCTCTCTCCCAGTACCAGGAAACAGGTATGCTGCTCCCAATCGAGGCGGCTCTTGACAGAAAATTCCTGGAGGACCTCATAAGGTCAGTTGGAAGTCCCTCAGATGACAACACCAAAATTCTGCACACCTACTTTGGTACACAGGTGGACGTGGCAAACCTCAAGATGATACTCCGTGCAAAAGCCGATAGCCTCAGCTACGATGATATAAGCCCATACATAGTACCCCACGGCTACCAGCTGAGGGAGTGGAAGCTCAAGGACCTCATGGAGGCAGAGGACGTCAGTGGAGTTATAAGCGGCCTTGAGGGGACAGACTACGGCCAGATCCTGTCAGAGGCACTATCAGAGTACACATCAACAGGTTCAGTGGCGGTCTTCGAGCGCGTCCTTGAGGACAACCTCAACAGGATGGCCAGGAACTTCGCACTCAAGAAGCCCTTCGGGGTGGGACCAATGATAGGATTCCTCAGCAGGAAGGAAGCCGAGGTGCGAAATCTCAAGGTCATAGCCAGAAGCAAAAGGGAGCCCGGGTTTCCTGAATCAATGGTTAAGGAGATGTTGGTATGAGTTCAAATATTGCAGTGGTCGGTGACAGGGACACCGTGACAGGGTTCAGACTTGGAGGCGTCAGGGAAGGTCATGTCGTGGAGACACCTGACGAGGCAGAAAAAACCATAAGGAACCTTATAGGTGAAGGGTTCTCAATAATAATTGTCACTGAAAAGATTGGGGATGAACTGAGGGAATTTATTGAGGAAACCACAAGTTCAAGTGCACTACCAATGATAATAGAGATACCTGATAAAACAGGGCCCTCAGAACGTGAAACAGATCCACTGAGGGACCTTATTAAAAGAGTTATTGGGGTTGAGATGGTAAAATGACACAGGAAGGAAGGATTATAAAAATAGCGGGTCCTGTTATCATCGCCGAGGGGATGAGAGGATCCCAGATGTACGAAATGGTCAAGGTGGGCGAAGACAAGCTTATAGGAGAAATCATTGAACTTGAGGGTGACACAGCAACCATCCAGGTTTACGAGGAAACAGCAGGTATAAAACCTGGAGAGACCGTTGAGAGAACAGGCGGTCCTCTATCAGTGGAACTAGGACCTGGAATACTGGGTTCAATCTTCGATGGGATACAGAGGCCCCTAGAGAATATAAAGGCACTTACCGGAGACTACATCGAAAGGGGAGTGGATGTACCATCACTCCCAAAGGATAAGAAATGGAACTTCAAGCCAGTGGCCCAGGAGGGCCAGATGGTTAAGGGTGGGGACATAATCGGTGAGGTGGAGGAGACATCCTCAATAACCCACAGGATAATGATCCCACCACACGTTGAGGGTAAACTCACAAGGATAGTGCCCCAGGGCGAATACACGGTCCTTGATGATATAGCAGAGGTGGAAACCGATAAGGGTACCGTTAAGGTGCAGATGCTCCAGAAGTGGCCTGTGAGGAAGGGTCGACCATACAAGAAGAAACTTGACCCTGACGTGCCACTCATAACAGGTCAGAGGGCACAGGACACATTCTTCTCAGTCGCCAAGGGTGGTACAGCCGCAATACCAGGGCCATTCGGTTCAGGTAAAACTGTTACCCAGCAGCAGCTTGCAAAATGGGCTGACGCAGACATAATCGTCTATGTTGGATGCGGTGAAAGGGGTAACGAGATGACAGAGGTCCTTAAGGAATTCCCTGAACTGGAGGACCCAAAGACAGGTAACCCCCTCATGGACAGGACTGTTCTAATAGCAAACACTTCAAACATGCCTGTGGCTGCAAGGGAGGCCTGTGTGTACACGGGTATAACCATAGCAGAGTACTTCAGGGACATGGGATACGATGTTGCACTCATGGCTGACTCCACCTCAAGGTGGGCAGAGGCCATGAGGGAGATCTCAGGAAGGCTCGAGGAGATGCCCGGTGAAGAGGGATACCCGGCATATCTGGCATCCAGGCTCGCACAGTTCTATGAGCGTGCCGGAAGGGTTACAACCATCGGCTCAGAGGACAAGGTTGCATCCGTCTCAGTCGTTGGTGCGGTTTCACCACCAGGCGGTGACCTCTCAGAGCCTGTCACACAGAATACACTCAGGATCTGTAAGGTTTTCTGGGCACTTGACGCATCCCTTGCAGACAAGCGTCACTTCCCATCTATTGACTGGCTCCAGAGCTACTCACTCTACGTTGACAGCGTCGAGGAATGGTGGGCCAAAAACGTTGATCCTGAATGGAGGGCCATAAGGGACGAGGCAATGGCGCTACTCCAGAAGGAGGCAGAACTCCAGGAGATCGTCCAGCTCGTTGGACCCGACGCACTTCCAGACAGGGAGAGGATAACCCTTGAGACAACAAGGATGATAAGGGAGGACTTCCTCCAGCAGAACGCTTACCATGAGGTTGACACATACTGCTCACCATCAAAGCAGTTCGAGATGCTCAGGACAATCATAATGTTCCACAAGAATGCAACAGCAGCACTTGAGAGAGGTGCGCCAGCAGCGGACATCATAGCCCTCCCGGTCAAGGAGGACATAGGGCGTATGAAGTACATACCCGAAGATGAATTCCCGGCAAGAATCAAGGAGATCCAGGAGAGGATCGTCAAGGAATGTGGTGAGGTGTGAAGATGAACGTTAACATCAAAACCCGAGAATACACCACAGTCACGGAGGTTTCAGGGCCTCTGATGATCGTTGAGGGTGTTGAAGGGGTTGCTTACAGTGAGATAGTGGAGATTGAAACACCCACAGGTGAGAAGAGAAGGGGACAGGTCCTTGAGGTAAAGGAGGACCTGGCGGTCGTCCAGGTCTTTGAGGGTACAAGTGACCTTAACACAGAGACCACAAAGATAAGGTTCACAGGTGAAACAGCCAAGATCGGCGTATCCCTTGACATGATGGGTCGTATATTCGACGGTACAGGGAAGCCAATAGACGGCGGCCCTGAAATCATCCCTGAGAAGGAACTGGACATCAACGGTAGCCCAATGAACCCCGCTGCAAGGGAGTTCCCTGCGGAGTTCATACAGACAGGTATATCCACAATCGACGGGATGAACACTCTTGTGAGGGGTCAGAAACTCCCTATATTCTCAGGTTCAGGGCTTCCACACAACGAACTGGCCGCACAGATCGCAAGGCAGGCAAAGGTGCTTGCAGAGGAGAGCGAATTTGCAGTTATCTTCGCTGCCATGGGTATCACCCACGAAGAGGCAAACTACTTCATGAGGGACTTCGAGAGGACAGGCGCCCTTGAAAGGGTTACAGTGTTCATGAACCTGGCAGACGACCCTGCCATTGAGCGTATCATCACCCCGAGGATGGCGCTGACAACAGCAGAGTACTTCGCCTTTGAACACGACATGCACGTGCTTGTTATCCTCACCGACCTTACAAATTACTGTGAGGCCCTCAGGGAGATATCAGCTGCAAGGGAGGAGGTCCCAGGTCGAAGGGGTTACCCGGGTTACATGTACACCGACCTTGCAAGCCTCTATGAGAGGGCAGGCCGTATAGTTGGCAAGGAGGGGTCAATCACCCAGATGCCAATACTTGTGATGCCACAGGACGACATAACCCACCCGATACCTGACCTCACAGGTTACATTACAGAGGGCCAGATAGTGCTTAGCCGTGACCTCCACCGTAAGGGTATATATCCACCGGTGGATGTGCTGCCATCACTGTCAAGGCTCATGAGTGGTGGTATCGGTGAGGGAAGGACACGTGAGGACCACAGTGGTCTCTCTGATCAGCTCTACAGTGCCTACGCCGAGGGTCGTGATTTAAGGGACCTCATGGCTGTTGTGGGTGAGGAAGCCCTCACAGAGAGGGACAGGAAGTTCCTCAAATTCGCCGATGAATTTGAGAAACGCTTCATCACCCAGGCACGTGATGAGGACCGCTCCATAGAGGAGACCCTCAACCTTGGCTGGGAGCTCCTGTCACTCCTGCCAAGATCCGAACTCAAGAGGGTCCGCGAGGAGCACATACCCAAGTACCTCCCGGGTGCAGAGTAACACCCAACATATTTTTCAGGAGAGGTAGCAGATGGCACAGGAAATGATTGAGGGGATCAACCCAACGAGGATGGAGCTCCTGAAACTCAAGCAGCGGGAGAAACTCGCTGTTAAGGGTTACAGTCTCCTCAAGGAGAAGAGGAACGCCCTTATCATGGAGTTCTTCAACATCCTTGAGAGGGTTAAGGGTTCCCGTGAAAAGGTGGAGGAGCACCTCAGGGAGGCTTTCATGGACCTCACAGAGGCCCAGGTACTCATGGGTGATGCCGCGGTTGAGAGGGCCGCAATGTCAGTGAGGGAGTCAGTGGAGGTTGACATAGACTCAAGGAGTATAATGGGTGTCGTCGTCCCTGTCGTGGATGCCCGTGCAACCAGGAGGACGGTGGTTGAGCGTGGCTATGGCCTTGTGGACACATCAGTTAAACTTGACGAGGCAGCCAGGAAATTCGAGGAGTCCCTGGCACTCATAATAGAACTCGGTGAGATCGAGAAGACCATAAGGCTCCTTGCCGGTGAGATAGAATCAACCAAGCGAAGGGTCAACGCCCTTGAGCACATCATAATCCCGAGACTCAAGAACACAGTCAAGTACATTGAGATGAGGCTCGAGGAGATGGAGAGGGAGAACTTCGTCAGGTTGAAGATGATCAAAAAATCCATGGAGATGGAGTGATGGTTAGGATACTTACAAGGCTCGGCCAGGTCCGTGAGGCCGAGGAGAGGTATAAGAGGGAGCTTGTTGACTTCAGGATGGGGGATGTCTACGGCAACCTCAGGGCCATCATTGCAGATGAGGATGTTGAGGTTAGGGCCGGCGAGGCAAAACCTGTGAAGATAAAGGAGATCAGCATACCCGCAAACCACATAGTCTTCATGTGTGCCTACGCCACAAACCCTCTGGGTCATCCGATAGCGGCCGGGGAGGAGACACCCCTACCAATAAGCATGGATCGTAAGGCTGACCATGCGACTTTTGTGGCTGCAGTGGATGGTAAAATAAGTAGAAACGACCTTCTGGGAGTCCTCATAATCCTCCCTGTCGAATTAACCCACTAAATCTTTTTTTAATTTAAAAATGAGTTTTTTATCCAAAAAACGATTTTATTGTGTCATAGAGTTCGATCATAAGGTCCTCGGTGTACTCAAGGAGTTCCTCGGTGTACTCAAGGAGTTCCCTGTAGGTCTCAATAAGGGCATCACGGTTTCTCTGCAGCTGTTTCATTGCCTTTGCCTGCGCAGCCGCAGGGTTACCTGTTATTATCCTTTTAAACATGGATGAGTTCTCCTTAAGGTCCTCAATCTCAGTTCTTATCTCCGCCATCCGATCTAGATAGTAGCGCTCAGCCCCCCTTATATCCCTCTTTATTTGCTCTTGAATTTCGAGTAACTGTTCTCTCCTCTCACTGAGTTCCATTAGGGATTTACGGGTTGATGCTATGGTTGATGTGTCGATTTCACTGAAATCTGCAAGTTCCATCAGGATGCTGTGGTAATCGTCGGGATCCATCACCCACCACCATCAGTTAAACTGGATCCTTACCTCTATCAGGCCGTCACTGACACGGGTCTCGGTTTCAATCTCCTCGTTCTCCTTTTCAATTTCACGTATACGGTAGAATATGTTGGTGAGGGCGCCTGTCCTGAATACACCTGTCCTGTTATCTGGCTTGGAAGATATGAGGAGGATTGAAACACCATCATCTGTTATCTTAACGTTGTAGTTAACCCCATTTATGTATATGCCGTCGGAGAGCCTCAGGAGAAGTTTTATGTACTTTATGGGGAGTCCGCTGCTACTTATTATCTCCTTTATCTTATCATTTTCCCTGCACTGCTCTATATCAATATCCAAGGTCCACCCTCCCTTCAGTTAAGATATTAATCTTTTATAGAATATAAAACATAGGCTATATGATGAGAGGTGACAGCTCAGAGAGGCTCATAAAGAAGGAGATCTTCAACCTCAACAGGCACCTTCCATCCAGGAGAAAGACCCTGGAGGAGCTCCTGGGGGAGGATAAACCCCACGTCCTGGGTTCTGATGGTACGAGGCACAGGTTCAAATGGGCTGAACTCGAGGAGCTCAGGGACATGCTGACTCCCCAGGAGGCACGGCGTTTGAGGTTACCAATCTACATTGAGATAGAATCAGACACATCGGGTGCAAGGATATCCGGTGAGGTTGAGGTTAAGGTGGTGAGTGAGGTTCTTGGCAGGGACGAGGAGGGGGATGAGATCTACATTTACAGGCCTGAGATTAGGGTGCTGAGGGCAAGGTTTCCAACGGCAACCCAGTACATATTCCTTGTGAGGGAACTTTAGTGGAGGCTGATGATATGAGTAAGGATCCGCTTAAGGAGTACCTTAAGGACCCGGATAGAAGGGCGAAACTCTTCCTTTTAATGACGGGCGGTATGATTCTGAGCACAGTGCTCATCACCATAGGCACAATAATACTGATACTCCTGCTTCTGGGCATAATATAACCATGTTCCAGTTTTTTGCCCCTGAATGAACCTTATTTCTGGTTCATGGTATGGGTTTCAGTTTTTGGCCATTGATCACTTCAGAACTTTTCTGGTGTCTAGAGGGGTTTCAGTTTTTTTCTGACCATGTAACACCTACTGGATGCAGCTGAAAGCGCCCGTTCAGGGTTTTCATCTGCAGCCAGCACAGTTACAAGGGGCTCGCCCTCCTCAATTATTGCACCGGGGAATGGGAGGTCATAGACCCCAGGGATTTTTATCTCACCCACCATGCACCTTGAGGGGGCGTAGAGTATCCTCTTAACAGCATACATGAGAGGTTCCGGTTTTTCAATGAGCTCACCCATGCAGGCCATCACATGGGCCTCGGTCATGTTTATACCAAGAGATGCCTCGGCACATTCAAAGGTCCCCTGGATGCGGGGGTTCACCTCCACAACATACACTTCAGAGCCCTGCATGATGAAGTCGACACCATTGGAGCCCCTGAGTGAGAGGTCGAGTATGAGGTCCTCTGCCATCTCCTCAATCACACCTTGAGGCCCCGGTGTCATGTTACCGGCGTAGATGAACTGGCCCTCAAATCCTGGGATGTTTCTTTTGATAATCTGCCTGCTTGTGAGTACCGTTATTGCATCAGAACCCGTTGATAGCACAGAGGCACTCACGGGCACGCCCTCAATGTACTCCTGCAGCAGGAACTCGCCGCTGGCCTCCTGGAAATCCATCACACCGAAGCCCCCGGCACCCCTCACGGGCTTTATGAGGTACCTCTTCTCTCCACTGGATACAATCTCCAGTGCTTCATGGGGGTCGGTGATGAGATGAGTCTCGGGTGTGGGGTATGAATTCTTTATCCTCTGGTAGAGGCGGTACTTGTCTTCCACGTGGTCTGCCCTTGGGTTACCCAGCACCTTATCTTCTGGAAGTCCAGGGGCCCCTGTGAGGGGTATTATACCATCAACCTTTTCCATGAAATCCGATGCTGCTTCGAGGAGTTTCTCTGTACTGAAGTTCTCCTGGAACCTTCCGCAGCTTTCACCTTTTTGCTGCTGGAGTATGCACCTTCTCTCTGTATATCCACGAAAGTCCAGGGTGCAGTAGTAGGATGCAGAGTAGACGCTGTATCCAGCCCTGAAGGCTGATTCAGCGACAGGCCTTGTGTTGACGCCTATTATGAGGATTTGTTCCATTCTAAACACAGAATCAGTTGGTTGATAGTCCCGAGCGGAGTCGAACCGCTGTCGCCGGGTCCAAAGCCCAGCAGGATTACCACTACCCCACGGGACTATGACAGTTAATAGGTGGTGAGGTTCATCATAAATAGGTTTCGATAAAGGGGGGTTTGGGGGGAATAGTCCCGAGCGGAGTCGAACCGCTATCGATGGATCCAGAGTCCATCAGGATTGCCATTACCCCACGGGACTGTATTGAAAAACAGTTCATATCGGCAGAATATGTGTTAAGTGGAAGCTATATAAATAGTTTGCGGTTTCAGTCGGAATAAAATTGGAATGGTGGGAAGACAGGGTGGATACTTTTAATCTGGCTGAGCCAAGGTTAAAATGGTGAGAAGACCCCTATGAATACCAGCCAGGCCAGTATGGTCTTGGCAACGAGGCTCAGTATGATGTACACCCGCTCACCATAGAGGTAGTCCTTCCACTTACCGACACCCTTATACTGGAGCAGCATGTTGATGGAGAAGGTGTTGAACATCACGAAGTAGAGGAGTAGTGCGAGGTACACGAAGTCAGGTGGCTGGGTCTCTGATGAACTAAGGGCCGCCACAAAGTATGCCGCAATGACTATCCAGGGTGTGAAACCAGCAATACAGCCGAGGAGGTAGGGTGACCAGTCGATCTTCTCGGTGTACTGGTTGATCTTCTCCATGAGGTAACCGAACATTATCATTGAGGCGTTCAGCACAAAGATCATCACAAGTGACCAGAGGTCCCAAACACCCACAAAGGTGGCCAGTATGACGATCATTATTGAACTGGAGAATGCATACTCGTACCAGCGGTAGGGGTTCATCCCCCTCCTGAGGTTTTCAACGTAACTCTCATTCCTCAGGAAGGCTATGGTGAAGTGTGCTACCGCAGAGATAAGCAGGAACGATGCGAGTATCACACCAAGGTAGCTAACCGTGAAGGCCACCTCAGGGTTCGGGAGCACCTGGAATGACGGTGGATTCAGTGATATCACCTTGAACTTCAGGTAGAACGTGTATATGTCCCTGTCCCAGGTCAGAAGGTATCCCAGTGCAACCATCAGGAGGCCCTGCAGGAGGTGCAGGGTCCCGGCTGCAATGTTCAGTTTACGGAGTCCCTCAAAACTTATAGGGGACTTTTCAATCATTTTAAGTCTTTCAACATTATCCATAAAACAACCCCAGATTTATTATGTTTCTTAAATTATTTTAATATTTTGTAGTCTGGGGGTTGAAAAAAGGGAAGTTACTCCAGAACTTATTTTAGTGTCTTGTTTAGTATCATCCTTGTAATTGGAGGAGCTGAAAAAAGAGGGGGGTTATCCCAGGAACCTCCTCTGGCTTGCAGCCTCAAGTATGAGTTCCTGGAGGTTGGCAGTTCTGTTAACCCTGAGGGCCCTTATGATTTCATCGGTGACCCTGCGGTGGTCCTCATCATATTCAGGTTCAATGTACTCCTCAACCGCCGATTTAACCTCAGGGCTAAGGAATGGTGAGTCAGGGTTGGCGTACCTCAAGGCATCTCCAAGGTCACGCCTGAGGCCAGGGTAGACATCCTCTATGAATTCAAGTTCCTCAGAGGACAGTGCATTGAAGCCCAGAAGCTCAGGGGGAACACCAAGGGAGTAAAGGGCGGCGGTGAATGTTATTGCCCTTGGAAGTGAAACGTTACCCATACTCCTGGCATATCCAAAGAGTCCGATGTGGAGCTTCCTCTTCCTCCTTCCGGGCACGTACCTTGCAACCCTGTTTATGATATCCACTAGGTCCATGACCTGCCTCCGGTACTCCCTGCAGTAGGCTGAGATTATCTCAAGGGCACGGTCGGTATCAATATCAGATGCCCTGCCTGGTTTTGCTGACCTCAGCTCCCTTATCCCCTTCATAACCTCTGAGGGTTCATGGTCGTACTTGAAGGAGGACTGGACAGTGAATGTGTATGCCCCGCTGTATTCCCCTGTAACGTCCCTCACATTATCTGGCCTGAGGTTTCCCCTGAACGGGGCTGAACCCATACCTATGATGGGGTAGAGTTTAACCCCACTCTCCTCCTCAAGGGCCCTGAAGTCTCTGAGGGCTATCCTGTTGAGTATGGTGGCTGAGACCATACCGTAGTTCATTGCCGGGTCGGATCTTGCAAGGAAGACCCTCTGCCCTGTGAGGTCCTTACCATCGAGGTACTCGCCTGTTATACGGGCTGCGTTGAGCATCCCCTCATAGTCCTCGAAGAGGGGTATAACATTGATCTCATCGGGCCTGAACTCCCCGATCCACTCCTTGACGGTTACACCATCTGCGAGCTGCAGCCTCTCCTTTCCCTTGACAAAGTCCCGGTAGTAGCTGTGGATCCTGTTGAGGCAGCTGCTGGAGGAGGTCATTGGCAG
This genomic interval carries:
- a CDS encoding V-type ATP synthase subunit I; the encoded protein is MFLPARMRKLKIITLDKYSDSVVRSLHEEGITQIDDISERIQQDAEWRQILKPSRATPYTGKVSSLLMKTSGILDFLGSVAAQEKGLKDTLKEFINPPVFEKREVEELDTESLLEMAEELLGKVESETRVMEEKLNELDSEKASLESSLTVAEKLKEFDIDFADLNASKYITGIAGRIPSENLDEIREKLSEITDELILFDAEGETKAERILIIITLRKHGDSVASLLRRMEFERFEISELSGRPSEVISSSETRIAEIERERNEIISKLREINSEWEDELLVLKEQLEIEKERNEVFSLFGETEKTVMLEAWVPLKEADRAIEVVEESSEGHCVTELEEPNPEEVPVLLDNPRFAKPYENFVEMYSPLKYNEIDPTIFMAFVFPFFFGFCLTDAGYGILDALIGLILYRGLGKVNGFMRDFGIIMMSCGVWAFILGMVTNGFIGDFFPRFLNIQLPTVIPAIDAFVNPQNILIMALTVGVLHINFGLILGARNNIRLGNMREALGSQIVWLILELGIILYIFGGMFLGAPVIILAAAMLLYYNGLFGLMDVSGFLGTLLSYARLLALCLSTGGIAMTVNILTGLSYEMIPVIGVVLAPIIFVFGHLANNAFQSLGAFINSLRLHYVEFFAQFYLGGKNKFNAFRAERNFTKIRR
- a CDS encoding ATP synthase subunit K (produces ATP from ADP in the presence of a proton gradient across the membrane; the K subunit is a nonenzymatic component which binds the dimeric form by interacting with the G and E subunits); the encoded protein is MVEIALGTALAAIGAGVAVGFAGLGSGLGQGIAAAGSVGAVAEDSDMFARGIIFSALPETQAIYGFLIAILLLVFSGLLGGGKGLDVTAGLVAVGAGAAIGFAGLGSGMGQGITSASSVGAVVEDPDMFARGIIFSALSETQAIYGFLIAILLMVFGGILGG
- a CDS encoding V-type proton ATPase subunit E, which gives rise to MSSGAEKIVSSIMSEAQAKADAIIQEAEKEAAGILEEGEKRARMASERILESARKQADMRYQQIISEAKMNARRAELEAREEVIQEAFRKAEEELQNLASSSSDEYVSALKAMIKEAAVEIGGGELTVSMKEGDDSLDLGLDKIAAEVEAETGKKTTLEVGDSIRTIGGAVVRTKDGLVEVNNTVEARMSRFKKALRSEVAKVLFQ
- a CDS encoding V-type ATP synthase subunit C encodes the protein MADSITTIVTALGFPSIESFIGVLLLGGAIIGAIVVIATIRPILDLFPFAYPNARVRARIGRLINEKQLSEILETESMEEFKNYLRGLPDYAGYVDRFPIEKALESQLAETYETVSKIAPASIREPFRANLRKWDIRNIKSLITAKDAGLSAEETVNLIVPAGEIYEVIEGLVDASNVQEVVTGLEGTEYAEVLEDALSQYQETGMLLPIEAALDRKFLEDLIRSVGSPSDDNTKILHTYFGTQVDVANLKMILRAKADSLSYDDISPYIVPHGYQLREWKLKDLMEAEDVSGVISGLEGTDYGQILSEALSEYTSTGSVAVFERVLEDNLNRMARNFALKKPFGVGPMIGFLSRKEAEVRNLKVIARSKREPGFPESMVKEMLV
- a CDS encoding V-type ATP synthase subunit F, translated to MSSNIAVVGDRDTVTGFRLGGVREGHVVETPDEAEKTIRNLIGEGFSIIIVTEKIGDELREFIEETTSSSALPMIIEIPDKTGPSERETDPLRDLIKRVIGVEMVK